The following coding sequences are from one Pseudonocardia sp. HH130630-07 window:
- a CDS encoding cold-shock protein: MAQGTVKWFNAEKGYGFITPDGGGQDLFVHFSAIQSSGYRSLEEGQAVTFEVTQGQKGPQADQVVPS; the protein is encoded by the coding sequence ATGGCACAGGGAACCGTCAAGTGGTTCAACGCGGAGAAGGGGTACGGGTTCATCACGCCGGACGGAGGCGGGCAGGACCTGTTCGTCCACTTCAGCGCGATCCAGTCCTCCGGATACCGCAGCCTCGAGGAGGGGCAGGCGGTGACCTTCGAGGTCACGCAGGGCCAGAAGGGCCCGCAGGCGGACCAGGTCGTCCCGTCCTGA
- a CDS encoding cytochrome P450 family protein, translating to MPISQEAEPLRLDRSFFDDPDARYRELRVDRPVVRAVGPNGLPFWMITRYADARAALNDARLSKDARRLPDLLARTDGGPSARVLADSLAQHMLNADPPDHTRLRKLVGRAFTMRAIAGLRPRIEQIASELADAMDAAAPDVDLLDTFAFPLPMTVICEVLGVPQDRREEFRAWSNTLLSGESGERHAAAAASMGRFLTDLVADKAANPGEDMLSEIVRASEDGDSLSPAETTAMAFLLLVAGHETTVNLIGNGMLALLRDPGQRARLQQDPDLVPNAVEEFLRYDGPINLATIRFTTEPVEYAGTTIPADQFVLVSLLGANRDPERYPDADRLDVGRDVSGHLAFGYGIHHCVGAPLARLEGEIAFRTLLARFPDMRLAEEPGPHRTSTLIHGLTGLPVRIGAR from the coding sequence ATGCCGATCAGCCAGGAGGCCGAGCCGCTGCGGCTCGACCGGTCGTTCTTCGACGATCCCGACGCCCGCTACCGCGAGCTGCGGGTCGACCGGCCGGTCGTGCGTGCCGTCGGGCCGAACGGGCTGCCGTTCTGGATGATCACCCGCTACGCCGACGCGCGGGCCGCGCTGAACGACGCCCGGCTGTCGAAGGACGCCCGGCGCCTCCCGGACCTGCTGGCCCGCACGGACGGGGGCCCCTCGGCACGGGTTCTCGCCGACTCGCTCGCCCAGCACATGCTCAACGCCGACCCGCCTGACCACACCCGGCTGCGCAAGCTCGTCGGGCGGGCGTTCACGATGCGCGCCATCGCCGGCCTGCGCCCGCGGATCGAGCAGATCGCGAGCGAGCTCGCCGACGCCATGGACGCCGCGGCACCGGACGTCGACCTGCTGGACACGTTCGCCTTCCCGCTCCCGATGACGGTGATCTGCGAGGTCCTCGGCGTGCCGCAGGACCGGCGCGAGGAGTTCCGGGCGTGGTCGAACACGCTGCTCTCCGGCGAGAGCGGGGAGCGGCACGCCGCGGCGGCCGCCTCGATGGGGCGGTTCCTCACCGATCTGGTCGCCGACAAGGCGGCGAACCCGGGCGAGGACATGCTGTCGGAGATCGTGCGGGCGTCGGAGGACGGCGACTCGCTCAGCCCGGCCGAGACGACGGCGATGGCGTTCCTGCTGCTCGTCGCCGGGCACGAGACGACGGTCAACCTGATCGGCAACGGGATGCTCGCGCTGCTGCGCGACCCCGGGCAGCGGGCCCGGCTGCAGCAGGACCCGGACCTGGTGCCGAACGCGGTCGAGGAGTTCCTGCGCTACGACGGGCCGATCAACCTCGCGACGATCCGGTTCACCACCGAACCGGTCGAGTACGCGGGTACGACGATCCCGGCCGACCAGTTCGTCCTCGTCTCGCTCCTCGGGGCGAACCGCGACCCCGAGCGTTACCCCGACGCCGACCGGCTCGACGTCGGACGGGACGTCTCGGGGCACCTCGCGTTCGGCTACGGCATCCACCACTGCGTCGGGGCGCCGCTGGCCCGGCTGGAGGGCGAGATCGCGTTCCGCACGCTGCTGGCCCGGTTCCCGGACATGCGCCTCGCCGAGGAGCCCGGCCCGCACCGGACGAGCACCCTGATCCACGGTCTCACCGGGCTGCCCGTCCGCATCGGTGCCCGGTAG
- a CDS encoding iron-siderophore ABC transporter substrate-binding protein, with amino-acid sequence MSLRPAQLRRLRATLLLPLAVVLLLSGCAAADRPAAPAPSGDGTFPVRVDHVYGTTEIPAAPVRVVTLGLSDQDPLLALGVRPVAVSQWYGDYPSATWPWAQDELGDARPVVLNGGVRNEEAPPLEELAALRPDLILSLYNGTTAEQYAQLSRIAPTVVPDQQFGNFTITWQEATRATGEALGREQQALDLVRQVEARFAEAAQRNPQFAGRRAVVAERFEPGASVVRSGNDVRARFFADLGFTVPTEIAGIRPDEYGEIDVSDELMSELSQDLLVWNIGSAPEVRPEVENAPVYRSLPVVERGTVLWLEDPVVSGAFSWGTILSLDYALDQLVPQIRAVVPE; translated from the coding sequence GTGTCGCTGCGCCCCGCCCAGCTCCGTCGCCTGCGCGCGACGCTCCTGCTCCCCCTCGCCGTCGTGCTGCTGCTGTCCGGCTGCGCCGCCGCCGACCGCCCGGCGGCCCCGGCGCCGAGCGGCGACGGCACGTTCCCGGTCCGGGTCGACCACGTCTACGGCACCACCGAGATCCCGGCCGCACCGGTCCGGGTGGTGACCCTCGGCCTGTCCGACCAGGATCCGCTGCTCGCGCTCGGGGTGCGGCCGGTCGCGGTGAGCCAGTGGTACGGCGACTACCCGAGCGCCACCTGGCCGTGGGCCCAGGACGAGCTCGGCGACGCGCGTCCGGTCGTGCTGAACGGCGGGGTGCGCAACGAGGAGGCCCCGCCGCTGGAGGAGCTGGCGGCACTGCGTCCCGACCTGATCCTCAGTCTCTACAACGGGACCACCGCCGAGCAGTACGCGCAGCTGTCCCGGATCGCGCCGACGGTCGTCCCGGACCAGCAGTTCGGGAACTTCACCATCACCTGGCAGGAGGCCACCCGGGCCACCGGCGAGGCACTCGGCCGCGAGCAGCAGGCGCTGGACCTCGTGCGGCAGGTCGAGGCCCGGTTCGCCGAGGCCGCACAACGGAACCCGCAGTTCGCGGGGCGGCGCGCGGTCGTCGCGGAGCGGTTCGAGCCCGGTGCGAGCGTGGTGCGCTCCGGCAACGACGTCCGGGCCCGGTTCTTCGCCGACCTGGGCTTCACCGTGCCGACCGAGATCGCCGGCATCCGGCCCGACGAGTACGGCGAGATCGACGTCTCGGACGAGCTGATGTCCGAGCTGTCCCAGGACCTGCTGGTGTGGAACATCGGCTCCGCGCCCGAGGTGCGGCCGGAGGTCGAGAACGCTCCCGTCTACCGGTCGCTGCCGGTGGTGGAGCGCGGCACGGTGCTGTGGCTGGAGGATCCCGTGGTGTCCGGGGCGTTCAGCTGGGGGACGATCCTGAGCCTGGACTACGCGCTGGACCAGCTGGTCCCGCAGATCCGGGCCGTGGTCCCGGAGTAG
- a CDS encoding SDR family NAD(P)-dependent oxidoreductase produces MPRFDNQTVLVTGGAGGQGSSHVRAFHAEGANVVIAGIDPGRGAALAGELGARARFVGLDVTDESSWAAAVQATEDAFGALDVLVNNAGVQNPPATIEDTEQATWSRILDVNLTGTFLGIRAAAPALRRAGGGSVVNIGSTMGLGGTAHYAPYVAGKWAVRGLTRTAALELGRDRIRVNAIHPGVIATPFIHEPAAGATAAIADFYSPEPFAVPRLGEPADVSSLLLFLASPEASFITGSEYVVDGGLLLGPALPAAA; encoded by the coding sequence ATGCCTCGTTTCGACAACCAGACCGTGCTCGTGACCGGCGGGGCCGGCGGTCAGGGCTCCAGCCACGTGCGCGCCTTCCATGCGGAGGGGGCGAACGTGGTGATCGCCGGCATCGACCCCGGGCGGGGCGCCGCACTCGCCGGTGAGCTCGGGGCCCGCGCCCGCTTCGTCGGCCTCGACGTCACCGACGAGAGTTCCTGGGCCGCCGCCGTGCAGGCCACCGAGGACGCCTTCGGCGCCCTGGACGTGCTCGTCAACAACGCGGGCGTGCAGAACCCGCCCGCGACGATCGAGGACACGGAGCAGGCCACCTGGTCGCGCATCCTCGACGTCAACCTCACGGGGACGTTCCTCGGCATCCGGGCCGCGGCTCCCGCGCTGCGCCGCGCCGGAGGGGGATCCGTCGTCAACATCGGCTCGACGATGGGCCTGGGCGGCACGGCCCACTACGCGCCGTACGTCGCCGGCAAGTGGGCCGTGCGCGGCCTGACCCGGACGGCGGCACTCGAGCTCGGCCGGGACCGGATCCGGGTGAACGCCATCCACCCCGGCGTGATCGCGACGCCCTTCATCCACGAGCCGGCGGCCGGCGCGACCGCGGCGATCGCCGACTTCTACTCACCCGAGCCGTTCGCCGTCCCCCGGCTCGGGGAGCCGGCCGACGTCAGCAGCCTCCTGCTGTTCCTGGCCTCGCCCGAGGCGTCGTTCATCACGGGGTCGGAGTACGTCGTCGACGGCGGGCTCCTCCTCGGCCCCGCCCTCCCGGCCGCCGCATGA
- a CDS encoding TetR/AcrR family transcriptional regulator: MSRAVPTYHQRVAREKRALIVSAATALFLEQGYDRTSLARIAERSGVSRATLFKQFPSKAALFDAIVSESWSTADEQDPPPAGDVALGLGLIGRRYAELLGRAQMTDLFRIVIAELPRFPELADAQFARGKMPYFESLRRYLLAEHAAGTVHVEDVDLAATQFLGMISNYVFWPTLLVPGWEVGAERTAQVVDEAVRTFTARYAATGPGASTNDRGRASPGAGG; encoded by the coding sequence ATGAGCAGGGCCGTGCCGACCTACCACCAGCGCGTCGCCCGGGAGAAGCGCGCGCTGATCGTGTCGGCCGCGACCGCGCTGTTCCTCGAACAGGGCTACGACCGGACGTCACTGGCCCGGATCGCGGAGCGCTCCGGCGTCTCGCGGGCCACCCTGTTCAAGCAGTTCCCGAGCAAGGCCGCGCTCTTCGACGCCATCGTGAGCGAGTCGTGGTCCACCGCCGACGAGCAGGACCCGCCGCCGGCGGGCGACGTCGCCCTGGGGCTCGGCCTCATCGGTCGCCGCTACGCCGAACTGCTGGGACGCGCGCAGATGACCGACCTGTTCAGGATCGTCATCGCCGAGCTGCCACGGTTCCCGGAGCTGGCCGACGCGCAGTTCGCCCGCGGGAAGATGCCCTACTTCGAGTCCCTGCGCCGCTACCTGCTGGCCGAGCACGCGGCGGGAACGGTGCACGTCGAGGACGTGGACCTCGCCGCCACCCAGTTCCTGGGCATGATCTCCAACTACGTCTTCTGGCCGACGCTGCTGGTGCCCGGCTGGGAGGTGGGCGCCGAACGCACCGCTCAGGTGGTCGACGAGGCCGTACGCACCTTCACCGCCCGGTACGCCGCGACCGGGCCGGGGGCGTCCACCAACGACCGGGGCCGGGCGTCGCCCGGAGCCGGCGGCTGA